One window of Pseudomonas sp. ML2-2023-3 genomic DNA carries:
- a CDS encoding glycosyltransferase gives MTDSQPLVTVIIASYNHGPYIEQSIQSVLDQTYPNIELLVVDDGSPDDSVERIERLQAVHGFDFRVQQNQGLTNTLNGAIARAKGSLIVPFGSDDIMMPDRIAVQVAYMDGKPEVGICAGNIELIDADGNLFPENRQRRDVPFRRLDFDDMFLERKPYPPAPTLMIRREALDKVGGFDPAIRLEDLYIELKITHAGYFIDGLNVVMARYRKHATNSYKNHRFMNDSILRIYALFSDHPLYDEVRYKFLNSMFLKTANRNRALARELLAQIPFRHWTGKTWRGLGRLYFSPLEKD, from the coding sequence ATGACAGATTCGCAACCCTTGGTAACGGTGATCATCGCCTCCTATAACCACGGGCCTTATATCGAGCAGAGCATTCAGAGTGTTCTGGATCAGACCTATCCCAATATTGAGTTGCTGGTGGTTGATGACGGTTCACCCGATGACAGCGTCGAGCGCATTGAGCGCTTGCAGGCGGTGCATGGTTTCGACTTTCGGGTACAGCAGAATCAGGGCCTGACCAACACCCTGAATGGCGCGATTGCCCGTGCCAAGGGCAGCCTGATTGTGCCGTTCGGCTCCGATGACATCATGATGCCGGACCGCATTGCGGTGCAGGTCGCGTACATGGATGGCAAGCCCGAAGTGGGTATTTGCGCGGGTAATATCGAGTTGATCGATGCCGACGGCAACCTGTTCCCGGAGAATCGCCAGCGCCGTGACGTACCGTTCAGGCGTCTGGATTTTGATGACATGTTCCTTGAGCGCAAGCCTTATCCGCCAGCGCCAACCCTGATGATCCGCCGCGAAGCGCTGGACAAGGTGGGGGGCTTTGATCCGGCCATTCGCCTTGAAGATCTGTACATCGAGCTGAAAATTACCCACGCCGGGTACTTTATCGACGGCCTGAACGTGGTGATGGCGCGCTATCGCAAGCACGCCACCAACTCGTACAAGAACCATCGCTTCATGAACGACAGTATTTTGCGCATCTATGCGCTCTTCAGTGACCATCCGTTGTATGACGAGGTGCGTTACAAGTTTCTCAACTCCATGTTCCTGAAAACGGCCAACCGCAATCGTGCCCTGGCCCGTGAGTTGTTGGCACAGATTCCGTTCAGGCACTGGACGGGTAAAACCTGGCGTGGCTTGGGGCGGTTGTATTTTTCACCGCTGGAAAAAGACTGA